The proteins below are encoded in one region of Macaca nemestrina isolate mMacNem1 chromosome 10, mMacNem.hap1, whole genome shotgun sequence:
- the LOC105474323 gene encoding keratin, type II cuticular Hb6, translating to MCSTMTCGSYCGGRAFSCISACGPRPGRCCITAAPYRGISCYRGLSGGFGSHSVCGGYRAGSCGRSFGYRSGGVCGPSPPCITTVSVNESLLTPLNLEIDPNAQCVKQEEKEQIKSLNSRFAAFIDKVRFLEQQNKLLETKLQFFQNRECCQSNLEPLFEGYIETLRREAECVEADSGRLASELNHVQEVLEGYKKKYEEEVSLRATAENEFVALKKDVDCAYLRKSDLEANVEALIQEIDFLRRLYEEEIRVLQSHISDTSVVVKLDNSRDLNMDCIVAEIKAQYDDIVTRSRAEAESWYRSKCEEMKATVIRHGETLRRTKEEINELNRMIQRLTAEVENAKCQNSKLEAAVAQSEQQGEAALSDARCKLAELEGALQKAKQDMACLIREYQEVMNSKLGLDIEIATYRRLLEGEEQRLCEGVGSVNVCVSSSRGGVVCGDLCASTTAPVVSTRVSSVPSNSNVVVGTTNACAPSIGIGACGGSCKRC from the exons ATGTGCAG CACCATGACTTGCGGATCTTACTGTGGTGGCCGCGCCTTCAGCTGCATCTCGGCCTGCGGGCCCCGGCCTGGCCGCTGCTGCATCACTGCTGCCCCCTACCGCGGCATCTCCTGCTACCGCGGCCTCTCCGGGGGCTTTGGCAGCCACAGCGTGTGCGGAGGCTATAGGGCCGGCTCCTGCGGACGCAGTTTCGGCTACCGCTCTGGGGGCGTGTGCGGGCCCAGCCCCCCATGCATCACCACCGTGTCCGTCAACGAGAGCCTCCTCACGCCCCTCAACCTGGAGATTGACCCCAATGCTCAGTGCGtgaagcaggaggagaaggagcagatcAAATCCCTCAACAGTAGGTTCGCGGCCTTCATCGACAAG GTGCGCTTCCTGGAGCAGCAGAACAAGCTGCTGGAGACAAAGCTGCAGTTCTTCCAGAACCGCGAGTGTTGCCAGAGCAACCTGGAGCCCCTGTTCGAGGGCTACATCGAGACTCTGCGGCGGGAGGCCGAGTGCGTGGAGGCTGACAGTGGGAGGCTGGCCTCAGAGCTCAACCACGTGCAGGAGGTGCTGGAGGGCTACAAGAAGAA GTATGAGGAGGAGGTTTCTCTGAGAGCAACAGCTGAGAACGAGTTTGTGGCTCTGAAGAAG GATGTGGACTGCGCCTACCTCCGCAAGTCAGACCTGGAGGCCAACGTGGAGGCCCTGATCCAGGAGATCGACTTCCTGAGGCGGCTGTATGAGGAG GAGATCCGCGTTCTCCAGTCCCACATCTCAGACACCTCTGTGGTTGTCAAGCTGGACAACAGCCGGGACCTGAACATGGACTGCATCGTCGCCGAGATCAAGGCACAGTACGACGACATTGTCACCCGCAGCCGGGCCGAGGCCGAGTCCTGGTACCGCAGCAAG TGTGAGGAGATGAAGGCCACGGTGATTAGGCATGGGGAGACCCTGCGCCGCACCAAGGAGGAGATCAATGAGCTGAACCGCATGATCCAGAGGCTGACGGCCGAGGTGGAGAACGCCAAGTGCCAG AACTCcaagctggaggctgcagtggcccAGTCTGAGCAGCAGGGTGAGGCGGCCCTCAGCGATGCCCGCTGCAAGCTGGCCGAGCTGGAGGGCGCCCTGCAGAAGGCCAAGCAGGACATGGCCTGCCTGATCAGGGAGTACCAGGAGGTGATGAACTCCAAGCTGGGCCTGGACATTGAGATCGCCACCTACAGGCGCCTGCTGGAGGGCGAGGAGCAGAG GCTGTGTGAGGGCGTTGGCTCGGTGAATGTCT GCGTCAGCAGCTCCCGCGGTGGCGTCGTCTGTGGCGATCTCTGTGCCTCCACTACTGCCCCTGTTGTCTCCACCAGAGTCAGCAGCGTCCCCAGCAACAGcaacgtggtggtgggcaccactAACGCTTGCGCCCCCTCCATCGGGATTGGCGCCTGCGGCGGCAGCTGTAAGAGGTGCTAG